The window TACTACATGAAatcaaaaaactttttctttattataagatACCTTCATAGATAAAATTTTGAACAGCTAAGtaagctttttaatattttgttatatgaaTTCAACTTTATATTTCTGAATTAATTTCATGAGTATAAGTGGAATTCTTTAAACTATTCGTTCCAGACTGTTCCTCTGACTAACCTGCTcgtcattctttctcttctctggggTTCTTGGTATCTACATACTCTTTTACTTCATTCTCTGTTATACTTCTAAGATCTGTCAAGAAATCATtgctaaatgtataaataaactaTGGACGAATTTTACTGAGCTCATGGtgtaaattttaaatgacttGGGATAGCTTCATTTTAGTAATTCTTGTTCACAATTTTCTACGTAAATAATGCAAGCTCTGTCTTAGTATTGACAAAGACTGATTATCACTTAAATTAACAAATGTTAGCCTAGAGCCTATGAATAAATACTGTATATGTGAGGTTGGGATGGAGAAAGAGGTGTCAGGCCATTCTGTTCAGTACATATGACTTTGTGGCAGAGAATTCCTAAATTTGTGTCTCTATGTCTCACAGGGGATACTTCACACATCATGGTCAGACATATATGATTAAGCCTCTTAAAAACACAGACCAAGAAGAACATGCTGTCTTCACATATAACCAGGAGGAGCCAGACCCAACTAATCACACCTGTGGTGTAAAAAATGTTGGCAGAAAACATGGCCTCACTCGAACGTCTAGGTCACTCAATAGCCCCAAGGTAAATGTGGCTTTCCTGGGTCATCAATTAGGTCACTTGTCTCAGCAACAATATATACTAGATTGTTGTGCTCATCAATGACTGGTATAGGGAAAgcctaaaatttatttatgtattcatcaaTTTAATTTcctctgaagaaaaagaatacatcTCTTTGTAAGCTTTTCAAACTCTTAGGATAAAGTTAATTgttaacaatattttttgttttttatttaattctttgtaAAGCAAGAAGAATTTCTTCGGGCTAAGAAATACATTGGTCTCTTTTTGGTGCTGGATAATGCCTTTGTGAGTATGCAATATGTTGCTTCTTGTCAAGTTAAGTcaacttttaagttttattatcaGTGAACACAAGCAACAGACTCTTCTGGCTGAAGACACAGAGATTGTCCTGCTGTTCTGTCCCTTCCCCCTGTCTTGCAGTTTCCACTCGGCAACCCCCTTGAATATCCATCAGCTGCCAAAAGCTCAGAtactagaaatatatttaataccaGGTAGCTCGAGATCAACcactataataaaaaacaaaaataaataaaaaacaaaaatgaatgggttattgaaatattttccGATTCTCACTATGTTACGTAAATATGAAATAGAATTAAAACTACATATGCTTTacaagttatatttatatatacaaaaatactaAAATCAGTGCTTCTAACTAGCAAATACTATTTTATaatcaaattttaataatattgaacTGGTTTAAACCATTTAAATCATTAATTTGATTTAtccaacataaaaataaaaaaactaaaattttatatgaGTGCCTAAGTTttctcttacccccccccccaaaatcttACATTTGAAATACAATTTGTTGAAACACAGAATCTTATATAAGGTAGAAATgaaatagacatttatttacattaaaatatataattattcttaCACTATGAAGTCCTATACTCTGTTAGCTTTCTCATCGTAGTGTGAAGATGTATTCATACTTGCATTTGTACTTTGCAGTATAACATGTATGAGGGGAATCTCACGTTGATAAGAAGCTTTGTGTTTGATGTGATGAACCTACTCAATGTGGTAAGATATTTTTCCTGTAAACATGTGTTTGTACATTAAAACCTGGGGCTTTCCTATGGCTTCACCAAATAAGAAGTTGGAGGGTCACAAGTGGTTTAAGGTCAGCAGTTTTGAGAAATTTAGCAGATACAGGTAAATATCAAGGTAAAATCACATATATTGTAGCAAAGTCAActtctagaatttctattttcaaaatgggatacatttattttattaatcatttgtGGTCAGGAAAATGtctaaaacaataaagaaatctcaaatatttatatgaagaaaataaattttttcacaGATTTATAACACCATAGATGTTCAAGTGGCCTTGGTAGGTATGGAAATCTGGTCTGACAGTGATAAGATAAAGGTGTCATCTGACACAGCAGTCACCTTTGACAACTTTCTGAAATGGCATCGTTCTAACCTGGGGAAGATGAAGACCCATGACCATGCTCAGCTACTCAGGTAAGCACACACTGACCAGGGCCAGGTGTAGATAGGCAGAGTGAATAGTTATCCTATAGGTTTCTTGGCAGTGATTACTCCTTCGATATATATACCCAATCAGTTGTCAGAGAACCGTAAATTCTGCCATGAGCAATTCACTTGTGAGATTACTGAAGACCTGACTCAGATCATTACCATGGGTTCTTGGATGCAGGATAACCATCTACAGTCATTATAATGCTATGGAATAGCATAAGCTGTTCTGGGGCCTAGTTAATATAAAAAGGGTAGGGCAACAAGGGAAATCTAAAGCACAATTGGCGAAAAGTTAATAGTTTCAAAGACTCAGATTGTGACAATGTACCTATAACTTTCACACAGTGGAACTGGCTTCAACAGTCGACGTGTAGGAATGGCAGCCTCCAAGTCCTTGTGCTCCCCATCTTCTGTTGCTGTTATTGAGGTTTGTAAACATATAGTAAAACTCCCTGGGTTTTATATTCTCTCTGAAGATCAGCATAATGCCTTTTAAAGAGTTAGTACAATGAATATTAGCtgactcaataaataaaagtagaaataatactGGTAGACCATTACACTAAAGATTCCTTGAATTATGGAATATAAAATTTCCTTACATTGGCTGTCCCAGAAGCTTAACTTCAGTTGTTGATAGGAAGTAAGAGCAGGAAGATTGGGAGACAAAGGGAATCCAGGTGCCCTCTGTGGCCTGAGCCAACTTCAGATTAGTCATTCCCAGTATCAATGACCAGAGAGTACAGAAAAAGTGCACCTTGGTGTGATGTGGTCAAGCATCACCAAAGTCAACGGTTTTCTGAAGCCTTCGAGTACATAGTATGGTATCTGTTAGTACTTTCTATGAAGAATGAACATATTTATCCTAATACAACAATGGATTACTAAGAAATTATTAGTTcagtaaaaatttattaagtattGACTTAATGGTTGATTCACAGGGGCCAATCATTACAAATGTTTATTCAACATTTTACATACAATAAACCGATGACAGTGAAAGGAACTTAATGactaataattttcatttatcaaAGTATTAATTTACTACCAAACATTggcaaaaattaagaattaactgaatttaaaaaagaagtaatagatgtttctattttttgaagGCTAAGAAAAAGAGTAACATGGCTCTTGTAGGAGTGATGTCACATGAGTTGGGTCATGTCCTTGGTATGCCCGATGTTCCATATAATACCAAGTGTCCCTCCGGGAGTTGTGTGATGAATCAATATCTGAGGTAAAAACTGGTCACCTTACaggaaaaagtatatatattttttaaatcttaaagaaTTCATGTGTAGTCTCCATAGTTGGGTGGGCATTTTTTTACCAAAGTCTGCATATCTCATTAATTCACCTTCCAGTGATGAGAGGTTTTACCAGCTAGTTGAGTTCATTATTTAAGATTTCCAGATATACTAAGATAGAGCATAAGTATGGTGatggtattattttaatttaaaataattttaactttaaataatatatttcctaaAAATATGTATCTAATTAATATGTTGACAACTATCCTCCTTGCCAATCAACCAATTCATTTTCCTGTTATTATTGTTTACCTTCTGATGCCAGACACTTGCAAtgacttggaaaaaaaatgaacaaaagtagGTCTTGAAGTGctcaaaaagaggaagagaaaggtgtCCACAGAACCTCTGAGTCTGCAATCACTGCTTTTCACTAGGATTACTGTTTCCATTGACCTCTCAATCCCCAGTGGCTAAATGAGTCATAGATAACACATGGTGAAGCGCATCACCCTGCCCATAGGGCAGCACTGAGTCCAGGCAGTAATTTGAACTCTTCCAGTTCTACAGCAGGGTGTCTAGGAAAGCAGTTTTCCAACCAGCGCAGTACACATGCTCTGCTGCCCTCCACACATAACAGGGTGCAGGCCTAAACAGATACTAACTTTAGAATTTCCATTGAACCAG is drawn from Saccopteryx leptura isolate mSacLep1 chromosome 1, mSacLep1_pri_phased_curated, whole genome shotgun sequence and contains these coding sequences:
- the ADAMDEC1 gene encoding ADAM DEC1, which translates into the protein MLRRTSLLPAVANMSLVLLSVLWLIVQTEAIAIRQTPEFELYEVVRPKKLHILHRRETQNNQTETHGKEEGYEPELQYQIMLNGEVILCLQKTKLLLEPNYSETYYSPRGVETTTVPGNTEHCYYKGYILNDKDSTASINTCNGLRGYFTHHGQTYMIKPLKNTDQEEHAVFTYNQEEPDPTNHTCGVKNVGRKHGLTRTSRSLNSPKQEEFLRAKKYIGLFLVLDNAFYNMYEGNLTLIRSFVFDVMNLLNVIYNTIDVQVALVGMEIWSDSDKIKVSSDTAVTFDNFLKWHRSNLGKMKTHDHAQLLSGTGFNSRRVGMAASKSLCSPSSVAVIEAKKKSNMALVGVMSHELGHVLGMPDVPYNTKCPSGSCVMNQYLSSKFPKDFSISCRSHFEKYILSQKPKCLLQAPAPRNIITKPVCGNQLLEVGEECDCGSLQDCANTCCEATTCKLKPDADCGEETLKHRM